The Sinomicrobium kalidii genome contains a region encoding:
- a CDS encoding voltage-gated chloride channel family protein — protein sequence MTRQELSGKLLSIQQLPSLFFLGKWIMLSALVGILAGTASAFFLIALNWATDYREAHTWIIWLLPLGGLIIGLSYHYWGQDVVKGNNQLLEEFYSPKQIIPLKMAPLVLFGTVVTHFFGGSAGREGTAVQMGGAIADQFTRLFRMRPRDRKILLIIGISAGFASVFGTPLAGAVFALEVLVIGRMRYEALLPSFITAVIADFVCRWWQVGHTHYHIAVVPQMQFSFLMWAILAGIFFGLAALAFSRSTHFFGNLFGTKIKYPPLRPVIGGVVIALVVFFMGTTKYIGLGIPTIVDAFETELPPYDFILKIFLTAFTLGAGFKGGEVTPLFFIGATLGNALAIFIPLPAALLAGMGFVAVFSGATNTPIACTIMGIELFGIQSGMFIAIACVTAYIFSGHSGIYSSQIIGSPKHLFYGRDRGKTLTEVDKKHKQTSKKDLRGL from the coding sequence ATGACCAGACAAGAACTTTCCGGAAAGCTGCTTTCGATACAACAACTCCCTTCCCTTTTTTTCCTGGGCAAATGGATAATGCTGTCCGCACTGGTCGGTATTTTAGCGGGTACGGCCTCTGCATTTTTTCTCATTGCTCTCAACTGGGCCACAGATTACCGGGAGGCCCATACCTGGATCATCTGGCTGCTTCCCCTGGGGGGACTGATCATAGGATTGAGTTATCACTATTGGGGGCAGGACGTGGTAAAAGGAAATAACCAGCTCCTTGAAGAATTTTACAGCCCGAAACAGATCATCCCGCTCAAAATGGCCCCTCTGGTCCTGTTCGGCACCGTGGTCACCCATTTTTTCGGAGGGTCGGCAGGCCGTGAAGGTACTGCAGTCCAAATGGGAGGCGCCATTGCCGATCAGTTTACCCGGCTGTTCCGCATGCGGCCCAGGGACAGGAAGATACTACTCATTATCGGGATCAGCGCCGGGTTTGCCTCGGTCTTCGGCACACCGCTTGCCGGGGCGGTCTTTGCCCTCGAAGTCCTTGTGATCGGCAGGATGCGCTACGAGGCCCTCCTGCCCAGTTTTATCACTGCGGTCATTGCCGATTTTGTTTGTCGCTGGTGGCAGGTAGGCCATACTCACTACCATATCGCCGTAGTCCCTCAAATGCAGTTTTCCTTTTTGATGTGGGCAATCCTTGCCGGAATTTTTTTCGGACTGGCGGCACTCGCCTTTTCCCGTTCTACCCATTTCTTCGGCAACCTGTTCGGGACGAAAATAAAATATCCGCCCTTACGCCCCGTCATCGGCGGAGTGGTTATCGCCCTGGTCGTTTTCTTTATGGGCACCACAAAATATATAGGGCTGGGCATTCCCACGATCGTGGACGCTTTTGAAACAGAACTCCCGCCCTACGACTTTATCCTGAAAATATTTTTAACCGCATTCACTCTCGGGGCAGGTTTTAAGGGCGGTGAAGTTACACCCCTGTTCTTTATCGGGGCCACCCTGGGGAATGCCCTGGCCATCTTTATCCCCCTGCCCGCCGCATTGCTCGCCGGAATGGGGTTTGTCGCCGTTTTTTCGGGAGCTACGAATACGCCCATTGCCTGCACCATTATGGGCATAGAACTCTTCGGTATTCAAAGCGGTATGTTCATAGCCATAGCCTGTGTTACGGCTTACATCTTCTCCGGGCATTCGGGCATTTATTCCTCACAAATTATCGGCAGTCCGAAACACCTCTTTTACGGCAGGGACCGCGGAAAAACATTAACAGAGGTGGACAAAAAACACAAACAAACATCAAAAAAAGACTTGCGGGGACTTTAA
- the pruA gene encoding L-glutamate gamma-semialdehyde dehydrogenase, whose translation MGKGFFHVPVAVNEPVKSYAPGSPEREEVLNQYKAYFNGSEDIPMYIGNEEIRTGNTRSIAPPHDHQHVIGQYHLAEKSHIEKAIATALEARKKWAALPWEQRAAVFLRAADLFAGPYRAKMNAATMIGQSKNIHQAEIDSACEIVDFLRFNVEYMSQIYNDQPESSEGVWNRVEYRPLEGFVYAITPFNFTAIAGNLPSSAALMGNVVVWKPSDSQIFSAKVITDVFREAGVPDGVINVVYGDPAMITDTILASPDFTGIHFTGSTNVFKNIWSKIGANIHTYKTYPRIVGETGGKDFIIAHPSSKAKQVATAISRGAFEFQGQKCSAASRVYLPASMADEVLNFVKADVESFKMGSPEDMGNFITAVIHEGSFDKLASYIDQAKTDQDAEIIAGGNYDKSKGYFIEPTVIRTTNPQYKTMTTELFGPVVTVYVYEDEKWEEALQLVDTTSEYGLTGAVFANDRYVVEQATKALQNSAGNFYINDKPTGAVVGQQPFGGARASGTNDKAGSALNLLRWVSTRLIKETFVSAEDYRYPFLG comes from the coding sequence ATGGGAAAAGGTTTTTTTCATGTCCCTGTGGCAGTCAATGAACCCGTAAAGTCATATGCCCCGGGGAGCCCCGAAAGAGAAGAGGTGTTAAATCAGTACAAAGCCTATTTTAACGGTTCGGAAGATATTCCCATGTACATAGGGAACGAGGAGATCCGTACCGGGAACACCAGGTCCATTGCGCCTCCGCATGACCACCAGCACGTTATAGGCCAGTACCACCTCGCTGAAAAATCGCATATAGAAAAAGCCATTGCTACGGCACTGGAAGCCCGTAAAAAGTGGGCCGCACTGCCCTGGGAACAACGGGCAGCCGTGTTCCTTCGGGCAGCCGATCTGTTTGCAGGCCCCTACCGGGCCAAAATGAATGCGGCCACCATGATAGGACAGTCCAAGAACATCCACCAGGCCGAGATCGATTCGGCATGTGAGATCGTGGATTTCCTGCGGTTTAACGTGGAATATATGTCGCAGATATACAACGACCAGCCCGAATCGTCCGAAGGTGTCTGGAACCGGGTGGAATACAGGCCTCTCGAAGGTTTTGTATATGCCATTACCCCGTTCAACTTCACGGCCATTGCCGGGAACCTTCCCTCCAGTGCAGCACTCATGGGTAACGTTGTAGTGTGGAAACCCAGCGACAGCCAGATATTCTCTGCAAAGGTCATAACAGACGTATTCAGGGAAGCAGGAGTGCCCGACGGAGTGATCAACGTGGTTTACGGCGATCCGGCCATGATCACCGATACCATCCTGGCCAGTCCTGATTTTACGGGAATACACTTTACAGGGTCAACCAATGTATTCAAGAACATATGGTCCAAAATAGGCGCCAATATACATACTTACAAAACGTACCCGAGGATTGTAGGTGAAACGGGAGGAAAAGACTTTATCATTGCCCACCCGAGCTCCAAAGCAAAACAGGTGGCCACAGCCATTTCCAGGGGTGCTTTTGAATTCCAGGGACAAAAGTGCAGCGCCGCTTCGAGAGTGTACCTGCCTGCATCCATGGCCGATGAAGTACTGAATTTCGTAAAGGCGGATGTGGAGTCCTTCAAAATGGGATCGCCCGAAGATATGGGCAATTTCATTACCGCCGTTATCCACGAAGGTTCTTTTGACAAACTGGCCAGCTATATCGATCAGGCCAAAACAGACCAGGATGCGGAGATCATTGCCGGCGGGAACTACGACAAATCAAAGGGCTACTTTATAGAACCTACGGTTATTCGTACCACCAATCCGCAGTACAAGACCATGACCACCGAACTGTTCGGTCCGGTAGTTACGGTTTATGTCTATGAAGATGAAAAATGGGAAGAAGCCCTTCAACTGGTGGATACCACATCGGAATACGGACTTACGGGCGCTGTTTTTGCCAACGACCGTTACGTCGTGGAACAGGCTACCAAGGCCCTGCAAAACAGTGCGGGTAATTTCTATATCAACGACAAGCCTACGGGAGCCGTTGTAGGACAACAGCCATTCGGCGGTGCCAGGGCATCCGGAACCAATGACAAGGCTGGTTCCGCACTTAATCTCCTGCGGTGGGTTTCCACACGCCTCATCAAGGAAACTTTTGTATCGGCCGAAGATTACCGTTACCCGTTCCTCGGATAG
- a CDS encoding lactonase family protein — protein MLKNIVVLFLLSASLFACKEKKNKPGTTAKSNNSTTSKTVKKASFAFIGTYTRKEGHVDGQAEGIYLLQRNPENGLLKRVATVAKMTNPSFLAVSPDNQNLYAVSEVAREGETGKLLVFGLDDLKKPDLLQELTTDAKAPCHVSLDTDGKYVFVANYAGGVVKMYKRDEKGRLSPADTVQLQGSGPDAARQEVSHPHSAVVSPDNRFVFVPDLGSDKIRIFRIDRENDRLLPSSPGFISTPPGAGPRHFAFHPDGRHAYVINELDNTILAFSYDSQSGKLTEIQKIYTLPEGFKGKSNTADIHIHPNGKFLYGSNRGHNSIVVFTIAPETGKLSLVEHEPTKGDFPRNFAVHPSGKQLYAANQNSGNIVQFAIDAKTGKLSYEQELEVKTPVCIKFFP, from the coding sequence ATGCTAAAAAATATAGTTGTACTCTTTCTCCTCTCCGCAAGTCTCTTTGCATGCAAGGAAAAGAAAAACAAACCCGGAACTACTGCAAAAAGCAACAACAGCACGACATCAAAAACCGTAAAAAAGGCTTCGTTTGCCTTTATAGGTACCTATACCAGGAAGGAAGGGCACGTAGACGGCCAGGCGGAAGGCATATACCTGTTACAGAGAAACCCGGAGAACGGGCTGCTCAAACGGGTGGCCACGGTGGCAAAAATGACAAACCCGTCCTTTCTTGCCGTTTCGCCGGACAATCAGAACCTCTATGCCGTGAGTGAAGTGGCCCGTGAAGGAGAAACGGGAAAGTTACTGGTGTTCGGACTGGACGATTTAAAAAAACCCGACCTTCTCCAGGAATTGACCACGGATGCCAAAGCGCCCTGCCATGTGAGCCTGGACACTGACGGTAAATATGTGTTTGTCGCCAATTATGCAGGTGGCGTGGTCAAAATGTACAAGAGGGATGAAAAAGGCAGATTATCGCCTGCCGATACTGTCCAGCTTCAGGGATCAGGACCTGATGCTGCACGCCAGGAAGTGTCGCATCCCCACTCTGCTGTGGTCTCTCCCGACAATCGTTTTGTCTTCGTTCCCGACCTGGGGAGCGATAAAATCCGGATTTTCAGAATTGACCGGGAAAACGATCGCCTGCTGCCTTCTTCCCCAGGATTTATTTCCACACCTCCCGGTGCAGGCCCCCGGCATTTTGCGTTTCATCCGGATGGCCGCCATGCCTATGTTATCAACGAGTTGGACAATACCATCCTCGCTTTTTCCTATGATTCACAGTCGGGGAAACTGACAGAAATACAGAAAATATATACCCTGCCGGAAGGATTTAAAGGAAAAAGCAATACCGCAGATATACACATCCACCCCAACGGAAAATTTCTCTATGGGTCCAACCGCGGTCACAACAGCATCGTGGTTTTTACCATAGCCCCGGAAACCGGGAAATTGTCACTTGTGGAACACGAGCCCACCAAGGGGGATTTCCCCAGGAACTTCGCTGTTCACCCCTCGGGGAAACAACTTTATGCAGCCAATCAAAATTCGGGAAACATCGTACAATTTGCCATCGATGCGAAAACCGGGAAACTGTCTTACGAACAGGAACTCGAGGTAAAAACACCGGTTTGTATCAAATTTTTTCCCTGA
- a CDS encoding RidA family protein, with protein MRTAFLILFSLLFLACAPETRDTRYIDVSERGYSHSVEIDLGSSKMVVLSGQIAVNADGKIVGVNDFEEQTDQVFRNIKALVEKSGGTMDDVVKIDCYFTDISKLAEFRKVRDRYINLKTPPTSVAVEVNQLVNKELMIEIGAVAVIGK; from the coding sequence ATGAGAACGGCATTCCTTATCTTGTTTTCCCTCTTATTTCTTGCCTGTGCCCCGGAAACCCGGGACACCAGGTACATCGATGTTTCCGAAAGGGGATATTCACACAGTGTGGAGATCGACCTTGGCAGTTCAAAAATGGTAGTGCTCTCGGGACAGATTGCCGTGAATGCCGACGGAAAAATAGTAGGCGTCAATGATTTTGAAGAACAAACCGACCAGGTTTTCCGCAATATCAAAGCATTGGTAGAAAAATCAGGTGGTACCATGGATGATGTGGTGAAGATAGATTGCTATTTTACCGACATTTCCAAACTGGCCGAATTCCGGAAAGTAAGGGACCGTTACATCAACCTCAAAACACCGCCCACCAGTGTAGCCGTAGAAGTTAATCAACTAGTCAATAAGGAGTTGATGATCGAAATAGGGGCCGTGGCAGTCATCGGGAAATAG
- the tssD gene encoding type VI secretion system tube protein TssD: protein MSFKAMLSVGGKKVNILNANYDLTQEVDATGRPSSVTRGGRIYLTVESTGDSFFFEWMTNNFERKNGMITYSKRDTDAKLREVHFTEGYLVKYRENFDASGRNPLTETFTISCRVISSGGGEHMNEWV, encoded by the coding sequence ATGTCATTTAAAGCCATGTTAAGTGTAGGCGGTAAGAAAGTAAATATCTTGAATGCCAACTACGACCTCACACAGGAAGTGGATGCTACGGGGCGTCCTTCTTCTGTTACACGCGGGGGGAGGATCTATCTCACCGTAGAATCTACCGGGGATTCTTTCTTTTTTGAGTGGATGACCAACAATTTTGAGCGTAAGAACGGGATGATCACCTATAGTAAGCGTGATACCGATGCCAAACTGAGAGAGGTACACTTCACGGAAGGCTATCTTGTGAAGTACAGGGAAAATTTCGATGCCTCCGGGAGAAATCCTTTAACAGAGACCTTTACTATTTCCTGTCGTGTGATTTCCAGCGGTGGCGGGGAACATATGAACGAATGGGTGTAG
- a CDS encoding OsmC family protein — protein MHKKHDYNITVKWTGNEGTGTSNYKAYNRGHTIVKEGKADILGSSDPAFLGDPEKHNPEELLVASVSSCHMLWFLHLAVKAGVIVTAYEDRATGNMEEDPEGGGRFTEIVLHPRVTVTEASMCSNLKALHHEANRLCFIANSCNFPIRHEPVCEIEN, from the coding sequence ATGCATAAAAAGCACGATTACAATATTACGGTAAAATGGACGGGGAACGAAGGGACAGGAACCAGTAACTACAAAGCCTACAACCGGGGGCATACCATTGTAAAAGAAGGTAAAGCCGATATCCTCGGATCGTCAGACCCTGCTTTTCTGGGCGACCCGGAAAAACATAATCCGGAAGAACTGCTCGTAGCTTCGGTCTCTTCCTGTCATATGCTGTGGTTTTTGCACCTCGCTGTAAAGGCAGGAGTTATTGTTACTGCTTATGAAGACCGTGCCACGGGAAATATGGAGGAAGACCCGGAAGGCGGCGGACGTTTTACGGAGATCGTGTTACATCCCAGGGTAACGGTAACCGAAGCGTCGATGTGTAGCAACCTGAAGGCATTACATCACGAGGCCAACCGGCTCTGTTTTATTGCCAATTCCTGCAATTTCCCCATACGGCACGAGCCTGTTTGTGAAATAGAAAATTAA
- a CDS encoding PLP-dependent aminotransferase family protein, producing the protein MIPYKTIITLDRKSCTPVYIQLCNQVIQLIKCGILPPSTKLPGSRWMADTLQVHRKTVVAAYDELMAQDWIEVRPAKGTFVNSSLPIVEQQPIPGTEAAEKAKMRKQSPGFAFIRREHLNARDTEFPKEGILGLDDGVPDTRIAPIEEIARVYRNIVKKSYNRKHLSYGSIYGNMELREALADYLNDTRGLSTEPENILITRGSQMGIYLSARLLLEQGENIVVGETNYRSANKAFTEAGGTLNRVRVDANGIRTDDVETLCRKRKIRAVYVTSHHHHPTTVTLSAHRRMHLLELSQKYGFAIIEDDYDYDFHYCNAPILPLASSDSGGNVIYIGALCKIVAPGIRVGYLVAPKAFTDEAALMRRVIDRQGDQLLELTLARMIREGEIQRHSKKALKIYHARRDLFCSLLKERLGEYFEFRKPEGGMAVWVKLREGYDWDEVKAEARKNKLKLGGYCGDEDDTIDNPYPGLRMGFASLTLDEIKEAMDRLETTMTSLEQKVKSYA; encoded by the coding sequence ATGATTCCTTACAAAACGATTATTACGCTCGACAGAAAATCATGCACGCCTGTATATATCCAGTTGTGCAATCAGGTCATCCAATTAATAAAATGTGGGATATTACCTCCTTCCACCAAACTTCCGGGATCAAGGTGGATGGCAGACACCCTTCAGGTCCATCGGAAAACGGTAGTGGCGGCCTATGACGAACTGATGGCTCAGGACTGGATCGAGGTGCGTCCGGCCAAGGGTACGTTTGTTAACAGTTCTTTACCCATAGTAGAACAACAACCCATCCCGGGTACGGAAGCCGCAGAAAAGGCAAAAATGAGGAAGCAGTCTCCGGGATTTGCTTTTATCCGGAGGGAACATTTGAACGCAAGGGATACGGAATTTCCGAAAGAAGGTATCCTCGGACTGGACGACGGTGTGCCCGATACCCGTATTGCCCCCATTGAGGAAATTGCCAGGGTGTATCGGAATATCGTGAAAAAATCCTATAACAGGAAGCACCTGTCGTACGGGTCTATTTATGGCAATATGGAGCTCCGGGAGGCCCTTGCCGATTACCTGAACGATACCCGGGGGCTGAGTACCGAACCGGAAAATATCCTCATTACCCGGGGAAGCCAGATGGGCATTTACCTGTCTGCGCGGTTACTGCTTGAACAAGGGGAGAACATAGTGGTGGGGGAGACCAATTACCGCTCGGCCAACAAGGCATTCACCGAAGCGGGGGGAACACTTAACCGGGTACGGGTAGACGCGAACGGGATCAGGACCGATGATGTGGAGACGCTCTGCAGGAAAAGGAAAATAAGGGCGGTTTATGTAACATCGCACCATCATCATCCTACAACGGTAACCCTTTCTGCACACCGGCGCATGCACCTCCTGGAGCTTTCGCAGAAATATGGTTTTGCGATCATTGAGGACGATTACGATTATGATTTTCATTACTGTAATGCCCCCATTTTGCCCCTGGCCAGTAGCGATTCCGGGGGAAATGTCATTTATATAGGCGCCTTGTGTAAGATCGTGGCCCCGGGCATTCGTGTGGGATATCTGGTGGCCCCGAAGGCCTTTACGGACGAGGCGGCCCTTATGAGGAGGGTTATAGACCGGCAGGGCGATCAGCTCCTTGAACTGACCCTGGCCCGGATGATACGTGAGGGAGAAATACAAAGGCACAGCAAAAAGGCCCTGAAAATATACCATGCGCGGCGCGACCTGTTTTGTTCACTGTTGAAGGAAAGGCTGGGGGAGTACTTCGAATTCCGGAAACCCGAAGGTGGGATGGCTGTCTGGGTGAAACTCAGGGAAGGGTATGACTGGGACGAGGTAAAGGCCGAAGCCCGGAAAAACAAATTGAAACTGGGCGGGTATTGCGGTGATGAAGACGATACCATTGATAATCCCTATCCCGGTCTCCGTATGGGTTTTGCTTCACTTACCCTCGATGAGATAAAAGAAGCGATGGACAGGCTGGAAACAACCATGACATCTCTGGAACAGAAAGTAAAAAGCTACGCTTAG
- a CDS encoding TonB-dependent receptor domain-containing protein has product MKKTLLLLSIFLLQYSFAQQSDSGTVTLTGKVVDAETKEPLEFATLVVRSLDNPEKVSGGMTDTEGKFKVTVSAGNYDVSVEFMSYKSYTLKSQSLTGSKDFGTITLELDVAQLNEVEVVGEKTTVQLRLDKKIYNIGTDLTTQGASISDALDNVPSVTVDVDGTIALRGNDNVRILINGKPSAMAGFGDTNIFQQLPADAIESVEVITSPSARYDAEGTAGILNIILKKDEILGFNGSVSLRTGIPENHNLSANINYRRKKFNIFNTTGVYYRKSPGNAFYENRYLGDSVDVDHTLEDRDRDRRYRGINTNLGIEYYLTENSSITGSVFGRLGDDKSIVENTTSRFLNGETVNETSRVETEGEKDTSIQFAVNYINNFNDEGHKLTADFQYSYDKEDRPTFIEENLFYPTEGLMAREQIFQNEKQNEYLIQADYVLPMGDAQFEAGFRSNMENEVTDYALEQYNLNTGEYEPNLGLTNIFDYTENVHALYTQYGNKIGKLSFLLGLRLENTVLKGKVTGEDSAIDLPYEPNFDKNYVGLFPTVNLIYELGEEEDLSVGYNRRINRPRGWFINPFPSRDSRTNIFQGNPDLDPAFSDAFDVGYLKRWGNLTFSTSVYFQHETESFEFIQEDTGLTTEDGVAIIRSIPINLSSEDRFGGEFSIMYNPSRKVRLNTSFNIFKSQTDGEFNGIDYSAENTSWFSRLSANITLPAKIQWQTTGFYRGPSKTAISERKGMFGLNMAVSKDLIKDKATINLNVSDLFNSRKMRSYTFTDDFTSDSENQWRERQFTLSFTYRFNQPKEERRGKGNGNMNEDMGGFEG; this is encoded by the coding sequence ATGAAAAAGACCTTATTATTACTGAGTATTTTCCTTTTACAATACTCTTTTGCACAGCAGTCAGATTCCGGAACAGTAACACTCACCGGGAAAGTTGTAGATGCCGAGACCAAAGAACCACTGGAATTTGCCACTCTTGTTGTGCGCAGCCTCGACAACCCCGAAAAAGTTAGCGGGGGAATGACTGATACGGAAGGAAAATTTAAAGTAACGGTAAGTGCCGGAAATTATGATGTAAGCGTGGAATTCATGTCTTACAAATCCTATACATTAAAAAGCCAATCCCTCACCGGTTCCAAAGATTTCGGGACTATTACACTTGAACTCGATGTTGCGCAACTCAATGAAGTAGAGGTTGTAGGCGAAAAAACCACTGTGCAACTGCGCCTGGACAAAAAAATATATAACATCGGTACGGATCTTACCACTCAAGGAGCTTCTATTTCCGATGCACTTGACAACGTTCCCTCGGTAACAGTAGATGTAGATGGTACCATCGCCCTTCGTGGTAACGACAATGTGCGTATCCTTATAAACGGGAAGCCTTCAGCCATGGCCGGTTTTGGAGACACCAACATCTTTCAGCAACTCCCTGCCGATGCCATTGAAAGTGTAGAAGTAATCACAAGCCCGTCGGCACGCTACGATGCCGAAGGTACGGCCGGTATCCTTAACATCATCTTAAAGAAAGATGAAATACTGGGATTTAACGGTTCTGTTTCCCTTAGGACCGGGATACCTGAAAACCATAACCTTTCTGCCAACATTAATTACAGGAGAAAAAAATTCAACATCTTTAACACCACAGGTGTCTACTACCGAAAATCCCCGGGGAATGCTTTTTATGAGAACCGTTATTTAGGTGACAGCGTAGATGTAGACCACACTCTGGAAGACAGGGATAGAGATCGCCGATACAGAGGTATTAATACCAACCTGGGAATAGAATATTACCTCACCGAAAACTCTTCTATTACCGGAAGTGTTTTTGGCAGATTGGGTGATGACAAGAGTATTGTAGAGAATACGACCTCACGTTTCCTTAATGGCGAAACGGTAAACGAAACTTCCAGGGTAGAAACCGAAGGGGAAAAAGACACCAGCATACAGTTTGCGGTGAATTATATAAATAATTTTAATGATGAAGGACACAAATTAACCGCTGATTTTCAATATTCGTATGACAAAGAAGACCGTCCTACTTTTATTGAGGAAAATCTGTTTTATCCTACCGAAGGTTTAATGGCGAGGGAACAGATTTTTCAAAATGAAAAACAAAATGAATACCTTATTCAGGCCGATTATGTATTGCCGATGGGTGACGCTCAGTTTGAAGCCGGTTTCAGGAGTAATATGGAAAACGAGGTGACGGATTATGCACTGGAACAATACAATTTAAACACGGGGGAATACGAACCCAACTTAGGACTTACCAATATTTTTGATTACACCGAAAACGTACACGCCCTCTACACACAATACGGCAACAAAATAGGAAAATTGTCCTTTTTATTGGGCCTGCGTTTAGAGAATACCGTTTTAAAAGGAAAGGTAACAGGCGAAGATTCGGCTATCGACCTCCCTTACGAGCCCAATTTTGACAAAAATTATGTCGGCCTCTTCCCTACTGTAAACCTGATTTATGAACTGGGCGAAGAAGAAGACCTCTCTGTGGGATATAACCGCCGTATTAACCGCCCCAGGGGCTGGTTCATCAACCCGTTTCCCTCCCGCGACAGCCGTACTAACATTTTCCAGGGAAATCCGGATTTAGACCCGGCCTTTTCCGATGCTTTTGATGTGGGCTATTTAAAAAGATGGGGGAACCTCACCTTTTCCACCTCGGTCTATTTTCAACACGAAACCGAGTCGTTTGAATTTATCCAAGAAGATACCGGTCTGACTACTGAAGATGGCGTAGCTATTATTCGTTCCATACCCATTAACCTTTCCAGTGAGGATCGTTTTGGAGGTGAGTTCAGTATCATGTACAACCCCTCAAGAAAAGTGAGGCTCAATACCAGTTTCAACATATTTAAATCTCAAACCGACGGGGAGTTTAACGGTATAGACTACAGTGCTGAAAATACCAGTTGGTTTTCCAGGTTAAGTGCCAATATCACCTTACCTGCCAAAATACAATGGCAAACCACCGGTTTTTACAGAGGTCCTTCTAAAACCGCCATTTCCGAAAGAAAAGGTATGTTCGGACTTAACATGGCCGTGAGCAAAGACCTTATTAAAGACAAGGCCACAATCAACCTGAACGTAAGCGACTTGTTCAACAGCCGTAAAATGAGGTCATATACCTTTACCGATGACTTTACTTCTGACAGTGAAAACCAATGGAGAGAACGTCAGTTCACGCTCTCTTTCACCTATCGTTTTAATCAGCCTAAAGAAGAAAGAAGAGGCAAAGGAAATGGAAATATGAACGAAGACATGGGAGGTTTTGAAGGGTAA
- the msrB gene encoding peptide-methionine (R)-S-oxide reductase MsrB, with translation MKNKEYPVTKTDEEWKTQLSPEAYRVLRGGGTEFPHSGEYNLHFENGTYSCKACNTPLFKSDYKFRSNCGWPSFDQALDGAIEYLKDTSHGMLRTEIRCANCGGHLGHVFDDGPTETRTRYCVNSAGLDFRK, from the coding sequence ATGAAAAACAAAGAGTATCCCGTTACTAAAACCGACGAAGAATGGAAAACACAGCTCTCCCCGGAAGCCTACCGGGTATTGCGCGGCGGCGGTACGGAATTTCCCCATTCCGGGGAATACAACCTTCATTTTGAGAACGGCACCTATTCCTGTAAAGCCTGCAACACCCCCTTGTTCAAAAGTGATTATAAATTCCGGAGCAATTGCGGCTGGCCGAGTTTTGACCAGGCCCTGGACGGTGCCATCGAGTACCTGAAAGACACTTCGCACGGTATGCTCCGTACGGAAATCCGCTGTGCCAACTGCGGCGGCCATCTGGGTCATGTTTTTGACGACGGGCCTACTGAAACCCGAACAAGATACTGTGTAAACTCCGCCGGACTGGACTTCAGGAAATAA
- a CDS encoding alpha/beta hydrolase, with the protein MEKKGNDSGYRQTIEIPRSIQYTGKFLQLLSPALATKFATRLFTSPLKYKIPKREEHMDEQSKQTRKAVASIDKEIVVYEYGDSPKKILLVHGWSGRGTQLVKIADALCKAGYATISFDAPAHGKAGGKDSNMLEFIEAAMLLEKEYGPFEAAVGHSLGGMTLLNAVKKKSDIRKLVIIGSGDMVSDIALDFVRTLGLKDEISYSMKSAFDRQMGFDIDDLSASIAARDVHTPVLIVHDEDDRDVPVSAAKHILENLSDGELMITTGLGHRKILGDTRVIQKIITFIKN; encoded by the coding sequence ATGGAAAAGAAAGGAAACGATTCGGGTTACCGTCAAACCATAGAAATCCCCCGGAGTATACAATATACGGGCAAATTTCTTCAATTACTCTCCCCTGCCCTGGCCACAAAGTTCGCCACCCGGCTTTTCACCTCCCCTTTAAAATACAAAATTCCGAAACGGGAGGAACACATGGATGAACAAAGTAAACAGACCCGAAAAGCCGTAGCTTCCATCGATAAGGAGATCGTGGTATATGAATATGGCGACAGTCCGAAGAAAATATTACTGGTTCACGGATGGAGCGGCAGAGGCACGCAACTGGTGAAAATTGCCGATGCTTTGTGTAAAGCCGGGTATGCTACCATAAGTTTTGACGCTCCCGCACACGGCAAGGCAGGAGGAAAAGACTCCAATATGCTCGAATTTATCGAAGCGGCAATGCTGCTCGAAAAGGAATACGGGCCTTTTGAAGCCGCAGTAGGCCATTCCCTCGGGGGAATGACCCTGCTCAATGCGGTAAAGAAAAAATCGGACATCCGGAAACTGGTCATCATAGGTTCCGGGGATATGGTATCGGATATTGCCCTCGACTTTGTGCGGACACTGGGGTTAAAGGATGAAATAAGTTACAGCATGAAAAGCGCATTCGACCGGCAGATGGGTTTTGACATCGATGACCTTTCCGCCAGTATTGCCGCCCGTGACGTACACACTCCCGTATTGATCGTACATGATGAGGATGACCGGGACGTACCGGTAAGTGCGGCAAAGCATATCCTGGAAAACCTGAGTGACGGAGAACTGATGATCACTACCGGCCTCGGCCACAGAAAAATTCTCGGGGATACACGGGTCATTCAGAAAATCATTACCTTTATCAAAAATTAA